Proteins encoded within one genomic window of Paramisgurnus dabryanus chromosome 13, PD_genome_1.1, whole genome shotgun sequence:
- the ica1 gene encoding islet cell autoantigen 1 isoform X2, with product MDKGNYQESFVVNKFQQKYWKTKQTFIKVTGKKEDEHVVASDADLDAKLEVFHSVQRTCMELLKVIEQYQRRISFLSQEENELGRFLRSQGSQDKSRAGKIMQATGKSLCFSSQQRLALRCPLGRLYQEVETFRYRAISDTWLTVNRMEQSRTEYRAALLWMKDVSQELDPDTHKQMEKFRKVQTQVRLNKTSFDKLKNDVCQKVDLLGASRCNLLSHVLTTYQTTLLHFWEKTSHTMAAIHESFKGCQTHDISTTGGSDQSAKKKMKKKMNAKTEEQKTTQSTEEMLISIEEENHNRNATPTEGDACLSRSQEKDGLSLLNEILGSSSLDDGGFSQEWQEVFGEDEQVGSNRTEIQPEEESAFFLPSKLLDQNMNDLQSTVSGWAISPNTSENTSVANQISSRSTATDKNSKDLSAWFNLFADLDPLSNPDAIGQTDEERELLNA from the exons ATGGACAAAGGGAACTA TCAGGAATCATTTGTGGTAAACAAATTCCAGCAGAAATACTGGAAAACCAAACAAACATTCATCAAAGTCACAGGAAAGAAAGAGGACGAACATGTTGTTGCTTCGGATGCAGATCTGGATGCTAAACTTGAG GTGTTTCATTCGGTACAAAGGACGTGCATGGAGCTCCTGAAGGTGATTGAACAATATCAACGAAGAATTAGCT TTTTGTCCCAGGAAGAGAATGAACTGGGTCGGTTCTTGCGTTCACAAGGATCTCAGGACAAAAGCCGAGCTGGAAAGATCATGCAGGCTACTGGAAAATCTCTCTGCTTCTCTTCACAGCAAAG ACTGGCGTTACGCTGCCCGTTGGGTCGTCTTTATCAGGAGGTGGAAACCTTTCGTTACCGGGCGATCTCTGACACGTGGCTGACGGTGAACCGAATGGAGCAGTCACGGACCGAGTACAGAGCAGCTCTCCTCTGGATGAAGGACGTTTCTCAGGAGCTGGACcctgacacacacaaacagatggAAAAATTTCGCAAG GTTCAAACTCAGGTGCGTCTAAATAAGACAAGTTTTGACAAACTTAAGAATGATGTGTGTCAGAAGGTTGATCTGCTCGGAGCCAGTCGCTGCAATCTGCTCTCACACGTCCTGACAACCTATCAG ACCACACTATTACATTTTTGGGAGAAAACATCTCACACCATGGCTGCCATTCACGAGAGCTTCAAAGGCTGTCAAACACATGACATTTCAACGACGGGG GGCTCAGATCAAAGTGCAAAGAAAAAGATGAAGAAGAAAATGAATGCGAAGACAGAAGAGCAGAAGACGACGCAGAGCACAGAAGAGAT GCTTATTTCAATTGAAGAAGAAAATCACAACAGGAACGCCACACCAACAG AAGGTGATGCGTGTTTGTCCAGGAGTCAGGAGAAAGATGGGTTAAGTCTGTTGAATGAGATTCTGGGCAGCAGTTCTCTGGATGATGGAGGTTTCTCACAGGAATGGCAGGAGGTGTTTGGTGAAGATGAGCAGGTCGGCAGTAACAGAACAGAGATCCAGCCGGAGGAAGAGTCGGCTTTCTTTCTGCCTTCCAAACTACTCGACCAGAACATGAATGATCTACAGTCCACAGTCTCAG GTTGGGCCATTTCACCGAATACTTCTGAAAACACATCTGTAGCGAACCAAATCTCTTCCAGATCTACAGCAACAG ATAAAAACTCGAAAGATCTCTCGGCTTGGTTCAACCTGTTTGCTGATCTTGATCCGCTGTCAAATCCAGATGCGATTGGTCAAACAGATGAGGAACGTGAACTGCTTAATGCGTAA
- the ica1 gene encoding islet cell autoantigen 1 isoform X1, which yields MDKGNYVFSHFDHFLQSQESFVVNKFQQKYWKTKQTFIKVTGKKEDEHVVASDADLDAKLEVFHSVQRTCMELLKVIEQYQRRISFLSQEENELGRFLRSQGSQDKSRAGKIMQATGKSLCFSSQQRLALRCPLGRLYQEVETFRYRAISDTWLTVNRMEQSRTEYRAALLWMKDVSQELDPDTHKQMEKFRKVQTQVRLNKTSFDKLKNDVCQKVDLLGASRCNLLSHVLTTYQTTLLHFWEKTSHTMAAIHESFKGCQTHDISTTGGSDQSAKKKMKKKMNAKTEEQKTTQSTEEMLISIEEENHNRNATPTEGDACLSRSQEKDGLSLLNEILGSSSLDDGGFSQEWQEVFGEDEQVGSNRTEIQPEEESAFFLPSKLLDQNMNDLQSTVSGWAISPNTSENTSVANQISSRSTATDKNSKDLSAWFNLFADLDPLSNPDAIGQTDEERELLNA from the exons ATGGACAAAGGGAACTA tgttttttcTCATTTCGATCACTTTCTGCAAAGTCAGGAATCATTTGTGGTAAACAAATTCCAGCAGAAATACTGGAAAACCAAACAAACATTCATCAAAGTCACAGGAAAGAAAGAGGACGAACATGTTGTTGCTTCGGATGCAGATCTGGATGCTAAACTTGAG GTGTTTCATTCGGTACAAAGGACGTGCATGGAGCTCCTGAAGGTGATTGAACAATATCAACGAAGAATTAGCT TTTTGTCCCAGGAAGAGAATGAACTGGGTCGGTTCTTGCGTTCACAAGGATCTCAGGACAAAAGCCGAGCTGGAAAGATCATGCAGGCTACTGGAAAATCTCTCTGCTTCTCTTCACAGCAAAG ACTGGCGTTACGCTGCCCGTTGGGTCGTCTTTATCAGGAGGTGGAAACCTTTCGTTACCGGGCGATCTCTGACACGTGGCTGACGGTGAACCGAATGGAGCAGTCACGGACCGAGTACAGAGCAGCTCTCCTCTGGATGAAGGACGTTTCTCAGGAGCTGGACcctgacacacacaaacagatggAAAAATTTCGCAAG GTTCAAACTCAGGTGCGTCTAAATAAGACAAGTTTTGACAAACTTAAGAATGATGTGTGTCAGAAGGTTGATCTGCTCGGAGCCAGTCGCTGCAATCTGCTCTCACACGTCCTGACAACCTATCAG ACCACACTATTACATTTTTGGGAGAAAACATCTCACACCATGGCTGCCATTCACGAGAGCTTCAAAGGCTGTCAAACACATGACATTTCAACGACGGGG GGCTCAGATCAAAGTGCAAAGAAAAAGATGAAGAAGAAAATGAATGCGAAGACAGAAGAGCAGAAGACGACGCAGAGCACAGAAGAGAT GCTTATTTCAATTGAAGAAGAAAATCACAACAGGAACGCCACACCAACAG AAGGTGATGCGTGTTTGTCCAGGAGTCAGGAGAAAGATGGGTTAAGTCTGTTGAATGAGATTCTGGGCAGCAGTTCTCTGGATGATGGAGGTTTCTCACAGGAATGGCAGGAGGTGTTTGGTGAAGATGAGCAGGTCGGCAGTAACAGAACAGAGATCCAGCCGGAGGAAGAGTCGGCTTTCTTTCTGCCTTCCAAACTACTCGACCAGAACATGAATGATCTACAGTCCACAGTCTCAG GTTGGGCCATTTCACCGAATACTTCTGAAAACACATCTGTAGCGAACCAAATCTCTTCCAGATCTACAGCAACAG ATAAAAACTCGAAAGATCTCTCGGCTTGGTTCAACCTGTTTGCTGATCTTGATCCGCTGTCAAATCCAGATGCGATTGGTCAAACAGATGAGGAACGTGAACTGCTTAATGCGTAA
- the glcci1b gene encoding glucocorticoid-induced transcript 1 protein, protein MKQIVKSNRTPTESHLMTGGRAQSAGRQTSLLDDLPEKYLSGQWPREPHQPRPSSTNDKATQTPGFWSYDGGEVNMHKRSASWGNADHLIEIAKLRQQLQLSLKGSRTMKDKEDVTSTQLNQTQPKPVSASSSNPILSRPLIRRMPSYSDCINQELESVFICQNSGRTNEKALEVRDGGRAPVPPPHHSDLQTQSMEAQISSPTLDIEKDNRTSSPVPRLTCSPKPNHSFTFKREPPEGCEKVKVFEDIATHGFPIFSCPDRNKVNFSPSGSAFCPVKLLCSSFFPGERAARPSSLDNLAGQMSGSEATALNGFHPVPSERCSITKCLLLS, encoded by the exons ATGAAGCAGATTGTTAAATCCAACAGGACACCGACAGAGTCTCACCTCATGACCGGAGGAAGAG cACAATCAGCCGGTCGACAGACATCTTTATTGGACGATCTACCTGAGAAGTACCTGAGTGGTCAGTGGCCACGTGAGCCACATCAACCCCGGCCCTCTTCCACGAACGATAAAGCTACGCAG ACACCTGGCTTTTGGAGTTACGACGGAGGAGAGGTGAACATGCACAAGCGCTCGGCATCGTGGGGCAACGCTGACCATCTCATAGAG ATCGCTAAACTCCGGCAGCAGCTACAGCTCAGTTTGAAGGGAAGTCGCACTATGAAGGATAAGGAAGATGTAACATCAACACAACTCAATCAAACACAG ccaAAGCCTGTCTCAGCATCTTCATCTAATCCTATCCTTTCACGGCCTCTCATACGCAGAATGCCCAGCTATAGTGACTGCATTAACCAGGAGTTAGAAAGTGTGTTTATCTGTCAAAACTCGGGGAGGACAAACGAAAAG GCTTTAGAGGTGCGAGATGGAGGCCGTGCACCTGTTCCACCTCCTCATCACAGTGATCTTCAGACTCAAAGTATGGAGGCACAGATCTCCTCTCCTACTCTAGATATTGAAAAAG aTAACAGAACCAGTTCACCTGTTCCCCGGCTCACCTGCTCTCCCAAACCTAACCACAGTTTCACCTTTAAGCGTGAACCTCCTGAGGGGTGTGAGAAAGTCAAAGTGTTCGAAGATATTGC GACACATGGCTTTCCCATCTTCTCCTGTCCGGACAGAAACAAGGTGAACTTCTCTCCAAGCGGCTCAGCCTTCTGTCCCGTCAAGCTGCTGTGTTCATCGTTTTTCCCAGGAGAACGTGCTGCTCGTCCCAGTTCTCTGGATAATCTCGCAGGACAAATGTCCGGATCGGAGGCCACGGCACTAAACGGCTTCCATCCCGTACCGTCCGAACGCTGTAGTATTACAAAGTGCCTGCTGCTCAGTTAG